The proteins below are encoded in one region of Candidatus Babeliales bacterium:
- a CDS encoding sigma 54-interacting transcriptional regulator, translating to MRSAIVGKHFYFLLAIIVGNMFSDFAWMMKLSKILFLSQLDYKLVLFFVRIAWIFFIIQYQALALFIENLVIQKYTFPLRQKLFCSISGAFCMFFAAIAVLDFDCPDQSQRFYLEPMLQDFSILYVLIPLILPSVYVVLKEIRFGSLPFILRRQLSIFVKGLIIPLLVADFVQMCPFKIRSLEILAHNYAAVGFTTILLTLAIYFCAKKIFGLRFLNLKDHVQQPMNINFVDDFKGVLERLSSVTNFRELGHITQNFFKDTFSISFTRTRLYLRQIDTPEYKSQFNMIEDRTVSLIETFLVTHADIIEHAIKEEKILIYDEIDFTHFYHACEKSEIILKFLSTINADIFLPIHENDKLIAYIIVERHARAEKFYSNVERDELIVFGSYLGNIINLLQNKSLDILIEQAQHLRADLYQKHQEIEQYKESIRSFLRKSKTKHIGILFYKSRQFSYGNQAAKELIDININQQHGHPLAQSLRQLAQQVESFKGPKTIFVKDSTDNTLVISAVPHLEKNTIIITVSYPSISDAIKHHIDLLKDPSEWDYLLYLQTTQSGKLINQLIPSSGSVLLNFKVQLLKIALSKKAILLEMPEQDLQPTAEILHHISMRDNLHIMALQGPSHNFDIAIALFGINPIFGVQSKNTQPLLEKLDNVGTLFVKNIHFLDLETQEYLAVFIKTGFYNQFKSDQKISTNVRIICSSNQNLALLVQEGKFSKALFQELKSTVVAMPSLLTLPENELHALTEGFTQQALMSDALQHVLALTDKEKDLFAYNRPVSLQELKARVQHILVKKSKKSQIYQEVSFDPAYDITDPDLVEAARLGKKALKEPRVMVLLWNKFKNQNKIAFFLGVNRSSVNRRCKEYNLL from the coding sequence GTGAGGTCGGCGATAGTTGGAAAACATTTTTATTTTTTGCTGGCTATTATAGTTGGTAATATGTTTTCCGATTTTGCTTGGATGATGAAACTTTCTAAAATACTATTTTTATCGCAACTTGATTACAAATTAGTATTATTTTTCGTTCGTATTGCATGGATTTTCTTTATTATTCAATATCAGGCATTGGCGCTATTTATTGAGAATTTAGTAATTCAAAAATATACATTTCCGTTGCGACAAAAATTATTTTGCTCCATTAGTGGGGCGTTTTGTATGTTTTTTGCAGCTATTGCAGTTTTAGATTTTGATTGTCCTGATCAGAGTCAACGATTTTATTTAGAACCTATGCTTCAGGATTTTTCCATATTATATGTTCTTATTCCGTTGATACTACCAAGTGTTTATGTAGTGTTAAAGGAAATTAGATTTGGATCCTTGCCGTTTATTTTAAGAAGACAGCTATCTATATTTGTTAAGGGGCTAATAATTCCATTGTTAGTAGCCGATTTTGTGCAAATGTGTCCGTTTAAAATTCGTTCTCTAGAAATACTAGCACACAATTATGCGGCAGTTGGCTTTACTACTATTTTGTTGACCCTCGCTATTTATTTCTGTGCGAAAAAGATTTTTGGCTTGCGATTCCTCAATCTCAAGGATCATGTACAGCAGCCAATGAACATTAATTTTGTTGATGATTTTAAAGGTGTTTTGGAGAGACTGAGTAGTGTTACCAATTTCCGTGAACTTGGACATATAACACAGAATTTTTTTAAAGATACGTTTAGTATATCTTTTACCAGGACGCGTTTATATTTACGGCAAATCGATACTCCAGAATATAAGTCCCAATTTAATATGATAGAAGATCGGACAGTCTCACTGATCGAGACATTTTTGGTGACGCATGCTGATATTATTGAGCATGCGATTAAAGAAGAAAAGATTTTGATTTATGATGAAATTGATTTTACTCATTTTTATCATGCATGTGAAAAAAGTGAGATAATTTTAAAATTTTTGAGCACTATCAATGCGGATATCTTTTTACCTATTCATGAAAACGATAAATTAATTGCATATATTATTGTTGAACGGCATGCACGTGCAGAAAAATTTTATAGTAATGTTGAGCGTGATGAGCTGATTGTTTTTGGCAGTTATTTGGGCAACATTATCAATCTACTTCAGAACAAAAGTTTGGATATTTTAATTGAACAAGCACAACATTTGCGGGCAGATTTGTACCAGAAACATCAAGAAATTGAACAATATAAAGAGAGTATTAGATCTTTTTTACGTAAAAGTAAAACAAAGCATATTGGCATTTTGTTTTATAAGAGCAGACAATTTTCTTACGGCAACCAGGCTGCAAAAGAGTTGATCGATATTAATATTAACCAACAACATGGTCATCCTTTGGCACAATCTTTGCGGCAATTGGCCCAGCAAGTTGAATCGTTTAAGGGGCCAAAGACAATATTTGTGAAAGATTCTACCGATAATACATTGGTGATATCTGCAGTTCCTCATTTAGAAAAAAACACTATCATTATCACTGTCTCGTATCCTTCTATTTCTGATGCTATTAAGCATCATATTGATTTGTTAAAAGATCCAAGTGAATGGGATTATCTTCTTTATTTACAAACAACGCAGTCGGGTAAATTGATCAATCAGCTTATTCCCAGTTCGGGGTCGGTGTTACTTAACTTTAAGGTACAGTTGCTTAAAATTGCATTAAGTAAAAAGGCAATTTTATTGGAAATGCCGGAACAAGATTTGCAACCTACAGCGGAAATATTGCATCACATCAGCATGCGAGATAATTTGCATATTATGGCTTTGCAAGGACCGTCGCACAATTTTGATATAGCAATTGCACTGTTCGGTATCAATCCTATTTTTGGAGTACAGTCAAAAAATACACAACCTCTGTTAGAAAAACTTGATAATGTTGGTACTCTTTTCGTCAAAAATATTCATTTCCTTGACCTGGAAACACAGGAATATTTAGCTGTGTTTATCAAAACTGGTTTTTATAATCAGTTCAAAAGTGATCAGAAAATCTCCACTAATGTTCGTATTATTTGTTCAAGTAATCAGAATTTGGCGTTGTTGGTTCAAGAAGGTAAATTTAGCAAAGCACTGTTCCAAGAACTCAAATCTACTGTTGTTGCTATGCCATCGTTATTAACATTGCCAGAAAATGAATTGCATGCACTTACTGAAGGTTTTACGCAACAGGCATTGATGTCCGATGCGTTACAACACGTTTTGGCGTTGACCGATAAAGAAAAAGATTTGTTTGCATATAATCGTCCCGTAAGTTTGCAAGAATTAAAAGCACGCGTGCAGCACATTCTTGTTAAAAAGTCTAAAAAAAGTCAGATCTATCAAGAGGTTTCATTCGATCCTGCATATGATATTACTGATCCTGATCTTGTTGAAGCAGCTCGTCTTGGTAAAAAAGCACTCAAGGAACCACGCGTTATGGTCCTTCTGTGGAATAAGTTCAAAAACCAAAATAAAATCGCATTTTTCTTAGGTGTTAATCGTTCTTCTGTTAATCGTCGCTGCAAAGAGTATAATTTACTTTAG
- the nth gene encoding endonuclease III → MAQKSQSEKERARSIILILQTATKGMIVPAATSIIKQYGREPFLVLVSCILSLRTKDTVSLPASQRLFARAQTPAELLNLSAKDIEKLIYPTGFYRQKTKQLHALCAILLEKYHGRVPKREKDLLALPGVGPKTTALVLSEGFGIPAICVDTHVHRISNRLGLVKTKNVTETEQQLKKLLPKEYWSEYNKLMVRWGQNICVPISPKCSICPLLPLCPQIGVTRHR, encoded by the coding sequence GTGGCACAAAAGTCACAGAGCGAAAAGGAACGTGCACGTTCAATTATTTTGATATTGCAAACTGCAACAAAAGGCATGATTGTGCCTGCTGCAACGAGCATTATTAAACAATATGGTCGTGAACCGTTCCTTGTTCTTGTCAGTTGTATCTTGAGTTTGCGGACTAAGGATACTGTTTCTTTGCCCGCATCACAACGATTGTTTGCACGTGCGCAAACACCTGCTGAACTACTCAATTTGTCCGCAAAGGACATTGAAAAACTTATCTACCCTACCGGTTTCTACCGGCAAAAAACTAAACAGTTGCACGCACTGTGCGCTATTTTACTCGAAAAATATCATGGCAGAGTACCAAAAAGAGAAAAAGATCTTTTGGCATTACCTGGAGTAGGTCCAAAAACTACTGCTTTGGTGCTCAGTGAAGGTTTTGGTATTCCCGCAATCTGCGTTGATACCCATGTGCATCGGATCTCCAACCGCTTAGGCTTAGTCAAAACAAAAAATGTTACAGAAACAGAACAGCAGCTTAAAAAGCTGCTGCCAAAAGAATATTGGTCGGAATATAATAAATTGATGGTGAGATGGGGACAAAATATTTGTGTCCCCATCTCACCCAAATGCTCTATTTGTCCATTATTGCCACTATGTCCGCAGATTGGAGTCACTCGCCATCGCTGA
- the thrS gene encoding threonine--tRNA ligase, translating to MKEKDLSVLRHSAAHLLAQAVKQLFPNTILTIGPATKEGFFYDFLPEKNFKDEDLVIIEERMHELSRQNIPLTHKQVPKDVARELYKDNPFKLELINDIPGDTVGLAEQGEFYDLCRGGHVATTGDIKYFKLLHISGSYWRADKENTPLQRITGTAFFSQEDLDAFIKQREDAIQFDHRRLGKELDLFSFHDEGVGFPFFHPRGMIVLNELIAHLRKLLRRAKYQEISTPTMLSDELWRRSGHYQHYKDNMYFSIIDDHSYALKPMNCPGAILVYKNSPHSYRELPLRLAELGHVHRHELSGVLSGLFRVRAFTQDDAHIFCTKEQIEQEVTDFIALVDEVLKPFGFSNITIGVSTKPAKSMGSDELWDVATKALESALNKAGKLYTIYEGEGAFYGPKIEFGIEDSLKRVWQCGTMQIDFFQPENFDLSYISSEGVKERPVMLHRAIYGSFERFFGIILEHFKGRLPFWLSPVQVKILTITDDQKEYAHMVANALLFADVRVEIDSSSDPISGQIKRAQLERVPWMLVIGKKEVENKTITLRDLDGKQEFGLTLEDVLSRAKQEIV from the coding sequence ATGAAAGAAAAAGATTTATCCGTATTGCGGCACTCTGCTGCCCATTTGCTTGCACAGGCTGTAAAGCAGTTATTTCCCAATACAATACTGACTATTGGTCCTGCAACAAAAGAAGGTTTTTTTTATGATTTTTTACCAGAAAAGAATTTTAAAGATGAAGATTTAGTGATTATTGAAGAAAGAATGCATGAACTTTCACGTCAAAATATTCCACTCACTCATAAACAGGTTCCAAAAGATGTTGCGCGTGAATTGTACAAGGATAATCCATTTAAACTTGAATTGATTAATGATATTCCTGGTGATACTGTTGGTCTTGCAGAGCAAGGTGAATTTTATGATCTGTGCCGTGGTGGCCATGTTGCAACTACTGGTGACATTAAATATTTTAAATTGCTCCATATTTCTGGTTCATACTGGCGTGCTGATAAAGAAAATACTCCGTTGCAACGAATTACTGGAACAGCATTTTTTTCACAAGAAGATCTCGATGCGTTTATTAAACAACGTGAGGATGCAATTCAATTTGATCATCGCAGATTAGGAAAAGAATTAGATCTCTTTTCTTTTCATGATGAAGGTGTTGGGTTTCCCTTTTTCCATCCGCGTGGAATGATTGTTTTGAATGAATTGATTGCACATTTGCGCAAACTTTTGCGAAGAGCAAAGTATCAAGAAATTTCTACACCAACCATGTTGAGTGATGAATTATGGCGCAGATCAGGGCACTATCAGCATTACAAAGATAATATGTATTTTTCTATTATTGATGATCATTCATATGCACTTAAACCGATGAATTGTCCCGGTGCAATTTTAGTGTATAAAAATAGTCCGCACTCATATCGTGAATTACCATTGCGTTTGGCTGAGCTTGGTCATGTTCATCGACACGAACTTTCTGGTGTTCTGAGTGGATTGTTTAGGGTGCGAGCATTTACACAAGATGATGCACATATCTTTTGTACAAAAGAACAGATAGAACAAGAAGTTACTGATTTTATTGCATTAGTGGATGAAGTTTTAAAACCATTTGGATTTAGTAACATTACTATTGGTGTTTCAACAAAACCGGCAAAATCAATGGGCAGTGATGAATTATGGGATGTTGCAACAAAAGCGCTAGAAAGTGCACTCAACAAAGCAGGCAAATTGTACACAATTTATGAAGGCGAAGGTGCATTCTATGGTCCAAAAATAGAATTTGGCATTGAAGATTCATTAAAGCGTGTGTGGCAATGCGGTACTATGCAAATCGATTTCTTCCAACCGGAAAACTTTGATTTAAGTTACATTTCATCCGAAGGTGTAAAAGAACGTCCTGTGATGTTGCACCGCGCAATTTATGGTTCATTTGAACGTTTCTTTGGAATCATTTTAGAACACTTTAAAGGTAGATTACCGTTCTGGTTATCACCAGTACAGGTTAAGATTTTAACAATTACTGATGATCAAAAAGAATATGCGCACATGGTTGCAAATGCTTTGCTGTTCGCCGATGTGCGTGTTGAAATTGATTCATCTTCTGATCCAATTTCTGGCCAAATTAAACGTGCGCAACTTGAACGTGTGCCGTGGATGTTGGTGATTGGAAAGAAAGAAGTGGAGAATAAGACTATCACATTGCGTGATTTGGATGGCAAGCAGGAGTTTGGATTGACGCTTGAAGATGTGTTGAGTAGGGCGAAACAAGAGATAGTTTAA
- a CDS encoding PhoH family protein, translating into MPTNKKIFILDTNVLIHDPKSLFSFTGAHVGIPAVVLEELDQFKGEGTERGRNTREVIRNLDQLRSEGSLRDGVPLDDGGTLQILFYDDTILKKTPIIMSAGDNEILLTALSMQQQGYDVTFISKDLNARVKSDALGLTTEDYTKEHVSEEEFYQGWVKVSVPAVELKREFPTQLTHLVKDGLILQNEFVLAESNNNPHNSRVFRYIGNEKFRPVFNPSFNWPIQPRNPQQLMALELLLDTNIQFVCLFGPAGTGKTFLALLAGLHQLFINKNYDRMIISRPVVPLGRDIGFLPGTVEEKLHSWMMPIYDNMQYIMHTINKSNSLSQRDENEENGGGRKQKQKKGPHKHKKPNHGITFDDLLHQGKIALEAITYMRGRTIPYQLILIDEAQNLTPHEIKTLVTRVGEGSKIILTGDPYQIDSPYLDFSSNGLVVASERFKGQSMFGSVYLPTSERSELSRLAGELL; encoded by the coding sequence ATGCCTACAAACAAAAAAATCTTTATCCTCGACACTAACGTTTTAATACATGACCCAAAATCCCTATTTAGCTTTACGGGTGCTCATGTTGGAATACCAGCCGTTGTCTTGGAAGAGCTTGATCAGTTCAAAGGTGAAGGAACTGAACGTGGGCGCAACACGCGAGAAGTAATCAGAAATCTTGATCAACTAAGGTCAGAAGGGTCACTACGCGATGGGGTTCCCCTTGATGATGGTGGCACACTACAAATTCTTTTTTATGACGACACTATATTAAAAAAAACTCCCATCATTATGAGCGCAGGTGATAATGAAATTTTACTCACCGCTCTCAGTATGCAGCAACAAGGCTATGATGTAACATTCATATCTAAAGATCTTAACGCACGCGTTAAATCAGATGCTCTTGGACTTACAACAGAAGATTACACAAAAGAGCACGTCAGTGAAGAAGAATTTTATCAAGGATGGGTGAAAGTTTCTGTCCCTGCTGTAGAATTAAAACGCGAATTTCCTACACAGTTAACACATCTTGTTAAAGATGGCCTTATTCTACAAAATGAGTTTGTGTTGGCAGAAAGCAATAATAACCCCCACAATTCCCGTGTTTTTCGCTATATTGGTAACGAAAAATTTAGACCTGTATTTAATCCATCTTTCAATTGGCCAATACAACCACGCAATCCACAACAATTGATGGCTCTTGAACTTTTGCTTGATACCAACATTCAATTTGTTTGTTTATTTGGTCCTGCAGGTACCGGTAAAACATTTTTAGCACTCCTTGCAGGATTACATCAATTATTCATTAATAAAAACTACGATCGCATGATCATCTCTCGTCCAGTAGTTCCGTTGGGACGCGATATCGGTTTTTTACCAGGAACAGTAGAAGAAAAATTACATAGTTGGATGATGCCTATTTACGACAACATGCAATACATAATGCACACTATCAACAAGTCAAACAGCCTTAGTCAAAGAGATGAAAATGAAGAAAATGGTGGTGGTCGTAAGCAAAAACAGAAAAAAGGTCCTCATAAACACAAAAAACCAAACCACGGCATTACATTCGATGACCTACTCCATCAAGGAAAAATTGCCTTGGAAGCAATCACGTACATGCGCGGTCGTACTATTCCATATCAATTAATTTTGATTGATGAAGCACAAAATTTAACACCGCATGAAATTAAAACATTAGTCACGCGTGTTGGTGAAGGCAGTAAAATTATTTTGACCGGTGATCCATACCAAATCGATTCACCATATCTTGATTTCAGTAGTAATGGTTTGGTTGTAGCAAGTGAACGGTTTAAAGGACAGTCTATGTTTGGTTCTGTGTATCTGCCAACCAGTGAGCGTAGTGAATTAAGTAGATTAGCAGGTGAGTTACTTTAA
- a CDS encoding SPFH domain-containing protein, with translation MVDFIVIASAAFALFIFFTLCFLASCYKRCPSNKILAVYGKISGEQSVKCYHGGGAFIWPLIQDYAFLDLTPMTLHIPLKSALSQQNIRINVPSTFTVAIDTTQEAMNNAAVRLLTLTRKDIEMMAIEIIIGQLRLTVASLMIEEINQDRERFLLEIRKHIESELKKIGLMLLNVNITDITDESGYIESIGRKSVSTALNQAKVDVANQEKSGDIGKAEAEKERRIQVATYNADAVQGENEAKAKIAGVNAQLLEQEAEAAQRGQIAQQNAYAEINRAKSIAELQRLQAEEIVPKEIERKKIEIAAAADAARQRIEAEGKASAILQIKEAEAEGMRKVLTAKAEGYKLLVEACANNSQDAATMLMIEKLEEIAKLQAEAIRNLKIDKITVWDSGSFEKGSSSTSNFVSSMIRALPPLHEIAAMSGVNLPSYLGDLQKKDTVVDADVHQV, from the coding sequence ATGGTTGATTTTATTGTTATTGCTTCAGCGGCTTTTGCGTTATTTATTTTTTTTACATTGTGCTTTCTTGCAAGTTGTTATAAACGATGTCCTTCTAACAAAATTTTAGCGGTATATGGAAAGATTTCTGGCGAACAATCAGTTAAGTGTTACCATGGTGGTGGTGCATTTATTTGGCCACTTATCCAAGATTATGCGTTTCTTGATTTAACACCCATGACGTTACATATTCCACTTAAATCTGCGTTATCTCAACAAAACATTCGTATTAATGTGCCAAGTACTTTTACTGTTGCTATTGATACGACGCAAGAAGCAATGAATAATGCAGCAGTGCGTTTGCTTACCTTGACGCGTAAAGATATCGAGATGATGGCGATTGAAATTATTATTGGTCAGCTGCGTTTGACAGTTGCATCATTGATGATTGAAGAAATCAATCAAGATAGAGAGCGATTTTTACTAGAAATTAGAAAGCACATTGAATCAGAATTGAAAAAAATCGGGCTTATGTTGTTGAACGTTAATATTACCGATATTACTGACGAATCTGGTTACATCGAAAGTATTGGTAGAAAGTCTGTGTCTACTGCCCTCAATCAGGCGAAGGTAGATGTTGCTAACCAAGAAAAAAGTGGTGACATTGGTAAGGCGGAAGCGGAAAAAGAACGCCGTATTCAAGTTGCTACCTACAATGCTGATGCTGTTCAGGGTGAAAATGAAGCAAAAGCAAAAATTGCTGGCGTGAATGCGCAACTTTTAGAACAAGAAGCTGAAGCAGCTCAACGTGGACAAATTGCTCAGCAAAATGCATATGCTGAAATTAATAGAGCAAAAAGTATTGCTGAATTACAACGCCTTCAAGCAGAAGAAATTGTACCCAAAGAAATTGAACGTAAAAAAATAGAAATCGCTGCCGCAGCTGATGCAGCACGACAGCGCATTGAAGCTGAAGGTAAAGCATCTGCTATTTTGCAAATTAAAGAAGCTGAAGCTGAAGGTATGCGTAAAGTGTTAACAGCAAAAGCAGAAGGGTATAAACTTTTGGTTGAAGCATGTGCTAATAATAGTCAAGATGCAGCAACAATGCTGATGATTGAAAAGCTTGAAGAGATTGCAAAGCTGCAAGCAGAAGCCATTAGAAATCTTAAAATTGATAAAATCACAGTGTGGGATAGCGGTTCATTTGAAAAAGGTAGCAGTTCTACATCAAACTTTGTCAGTAGTATGATACGAGCATTACCGCCATTGCATGAAATTGCTGCTATGTCTGGTGTTAATTTGCCGTCGTATTTGGGTGATTTACAAAAAAAAGATACGGTTGTTGATGCTGATGTGCATCAAGTGTAA